CGTAACATTGATGTTGGGAAGATATTTCCTCTCGACCAAAGGATCCTGAGTTTATAACTCGGGGTTGTTTGAATTCAGTCAACAAGTCGTCGTCGAGGTTCTAAAACCCATGCGTGAGCCCGAGTATTTCAGGCTTaacaaacacaacacaatgaccagaCAGTTTTTTACTGACTgtgggccggttatttacacgaggcCTAACCTAAACCACGTTGGTCGGCCATTCAATCAAGTAGTTGTGGAACTTCCTGACCTGACCTCTGTACAAGATGACGTATGGAAGGAGCGTGATACATATTTCGGCCatcagtcacaaaaataacagaGACAAAGCCATGCTCCTTCAGAAAATCAAATTCACAAAGTAAGAAAATGAAGATATGATTGTCCCTGTGGGTTAGTGGCATGTTATTGGTTGGTTGATCCCTGTAAAATTCACTGTTCATGCTAACACAAGGGGAACTTATGGGAAACATAAGATTCTGTGGGACGGCCTTTCCATTGAGAATTTTGAAGACATTCTGGCATACCTAGAACTGGCATGGTATCAGTGGTGCGCGGAGTGTTCCACTGTCTCTGAATATTGTCAAGTTCATGAGGTGGTAGAAAATTGTGTGCCACAAGAACAAAATAACAGTTTGCATTCAGGATTTGTCCTACGCTCTCTGCTTCCGCTGCCGTAGATGTGAAAACGCAAATGACTTTTGTGCTAATAAACGATTCCAGGTAACCTATCAtgggaaagaaaacattaacgaAAGATTTAAATCCTTACACAAAAacggaaatgaaatgaaaaaatagaaaacttgcGAGATATTTCCAAGGTTCTAAATACATGTAGAAACAGACAAAAGGTTTGATCATTCCCACTTTCCACAAGACAGGTGCTTGTAAACTATATGTTTTGACTTCACTTGCTGTTTATATCTCCGTCATTTGTTATCTAATTCCGGTTAGGCAAGCTTATATGTGCTTAAAATCGTATCGAGAACACTATGAATTTTAAATACCCTTACCAAGAAGTTCCACATCCCTCTGGCTCTCGGAGCAAAATGTTACAATTTGTTGCACACCCCTGCAGATAGCTGCTTCAATCATGTCAGGAATCAACACCACAGGATTCGCAAGATATGCCTTCACCAGTGATGCTATACCCACACTCCAAGACGAAGCCATGACAACTGCCTGGCGTGGTGCTGAACGACAGGTTTGGGATTTCAATAGGTTGGCGTAGTGTCTCATGATGCATTTGATCTCAGATGTGAAGTCCTCCACCACTATGTCCGCGTCATGAGATACCAAGTGACAGAGTCGATCAAGGGATATATAACATTTCCTGAGCATTCGAAGGAAGCAAGGTGGTGTAGCAGTCAGGATCTCACAGCCATTCACTAGTGGTATGATACGATTCTCTTCTGCACCAGCAGCAAATATCAGCTGCACACTAATGTTCCTGGTTTTAgctaaaaatacaaaaatacaaatgtaAAATACAAAGCGAAATTCACAACAATATAAAGATCACATATCATATAAGATTATATATGACTAAAGGGGGTCAGTTTCTGTgatgctgtgtcagtgggagagtataactgggatatttggtattatcaactgagttgataacgtaaattggccaccatgaagaGTTTCGAAGTTGACGTTTTGAGGTCAGAgcaaatggaggaattgtgggtggtgtgtgtttatatgcagaaaatggagctaagCTATTGATGGGAACATGGTGACgagaaacaagaataaattagttaaatgaaaagcggGATTTAAAGGTTAGCTAGGGGAACAATATAGCATGATAGCTGCATTCACATGTACCAAGAGCGtgaaatttcaaagacaaacgGAGCCCTTTTACTATCAACAGCAAACTACACAGTAGATACCGTCTCTGTTTTACCAGCCAAGATGCTTGATCCGTACAGTTGGCAAGAAAAGGTCTATTAATTTAACTTTACCaggaattttgaatttgaaaatgatttttcatgAGCTTGACTTCTACACACTGTAACTCCAAGTAATTACCGTTCATTATTATATGGCAAGGAAGTCCCGAGGTAGATCCGAGCCTTCTGACTGTTTCTTAATGAGTCGGTATTTTGCCATTCGGAACGTTCCAAGGAAATAGTCATTAGTCTTGTATTTTTGTCTACGAAAACAAGCAAATTAAAACGGTGAAAACCATTTGCGTTTACCTTTTGTGTTTACCTTCACAATGAAGCacaataaaacattttcaacgaTGAGATAATTTTCCGAACTACCGTATTTCAGTTCTCGATTACCTATCAGTCCCTGGCGTTAAACAAGTAGTCCGTGGTTCATTCAGTTCAATTAAAACGGTGAAAACCATTTGCGTTTACCTTTTGTGTTTACCTTCACAAGTCAATGAGAAGCacaataaaacattttcaacgaTGAGATAATTTTCCGAACTACCGTATTTTAGTCCTCGATTTCCTATCAGTCAAACAAGTAGCCCGTGGTTCATTCAGTTTAAAATTGTGTCCACTAAAATTGGTTTTCATATCCAATCTCAGATAGCCATAAATTATCTTAACACATGTAGGAAGCTCAAGACTATGCATACCTAAGATAAAATGTTTAGGGAGCTTCAACGCTTCAACGGTACATCTAAAACGTCAAACTTACTTCAGTTTAGGATGGATATGTAAGAActatttcttttctattttttaggATTAAGCGAGCTAACATGGAGCCAAACTTGACTACAAATGACACAAAGTACGAAGTGTTGCAAGAGGGGCGGCCGTGCTTCATCTCTGAATTTCCACGCTCTGTCCAATCTCAATTTAGTTATTACTCTAGCTACCTTGCCACAACCATGTTAGGTTTGTGGTGTTTCCTGTCAAACGGGTTGGTCCTGGTCACAATTCTGAGGGGTGGACTTCGATTCCGCCCAGGGTTTCTGTATCTTTGCAGCTCGACGTTGACTGACGTTCTGCGGGGTGGGGTAGTAACACCGTTGTACATTAGATTCAGAATCGCGGAGCTGATCGCCGGTGAAGCGTGTTTCAATCGCAGTGATTGGGACTCGCCTGTCATGgtggtttctttctttttatgcCTTTTTGCTATGGTGGGAACCCTTCGAGTCATGAGTGTGGATAGATATTTAGCCGTCATTAAACCATGGTGGTACAAAGCTGCCATGAAGATGCAGTACGCCATTACTGCTTCTTTTGCGGTGTGGGCGACGTCCACTTTTTTAGTTGTTCTGAGGCAGGTGAAGTTGTTTCCTAGGAGGGCTGTTGAGACATTTGAAGGCGGATACATCATTTGCTTCTCCGCGATTGTAATTGCCATTCAGTTGTGTACTCTGGCTGCTCTCCGCAAGCACAACAATGCCTGTGTTGTACTACAAAGGAAATTCAGTCATAAGGGAGGGAATCAAAAAACTCGTTAACTGTCACAGTCTTAAGTGTTTTGATTCGCAGGACGAGTAATAAGTAAACCTTGACATTCTTCTCTCAAACAATTGGTTTCGAATGTCCGAAACATTCGTTTGTTATTTCTTCGAACGTTTTCTAACGCAACTCGCTAAATATCCCGGCGTATTATAGGCTGAACTTTCGGATATGGAGTTcatattcactgagcctgatGTGAATGATTGTCTTAGTATAATTGCACAAAAACTTTCGCGGGATTCTTTAGTAAACTCGTTTATGTTAAAACTATGTGTAAATAAAGAAGGCAGTGTGCATATATGTTACATAAGTTTTGATCACTCGTATCGAGATAAACAACCAGTTTCCATAATCAATCTAATCAGCAAAAAATTCTTACTTTTGAAAAGTGTTCCACATAACCTGTTGGATTCTGTGCTCttagaaattaaatttctcCTATCGCGTTTATCACTTCCTCGGTAACTTTGCCGACATAATGCAAGGCAGCCATTTTATCACCCCTGCTACAATCACCTCGCGAGATATGACGCAAACCACGACTAATCAGAGCGCGAGAATCTATTTTATCCACCGCATGGAACCCGGGGGTGATTGATTGAAATTAGAACATGCACAACTCCTTAATGCCGCGTTCGTCTGCGCATTTACTTAAGTTTGCTTACATATATCTGCCTTAgcttctcattggctctttggtttcttgatttgttcTAAATGGCCGTTTAAActattttagtttaattttaaCGACACTTCAACATACTGTACAGCTAAACAAGGCAATAACTCTACCAAAAGTTACCATCAAATTAGAGCTTTATTCGAtgttagaaaatttaaaaacaatgtaataaattactgtaaataatgctatctaaataaagaaaactttcacttCGATTTCAATATTTAACTTGACTTTCTTTCATGTAACATAACAAATACTAGTGACTAGTCATGTGACGTTCTTGGTTAATCCATTTCTTGAAAGTGTTGATCACCTGTCAAAAAACTGTCACATTTCAACGATAACACATTTTTTCTCAGTGTTTTGGCTAATAGAATTTTAAGCAATCCACATCAGATGGCAAGGTTTCATCAGTATCGGACTCCGAACCACTGACAAGCATTTCAGGCAATAATACCAGTTTCCTTCCTTCTCTACTATCCTCTGAGGTGTGATGGGAATTTTCCGGGTTCGTCGACGCTGCTCGGAAGTTTACATCATCTTCGGTTTCGTCCTCCTCCGATGACGACCATACTTCCCAACGATCAAAGTCAATGGAGACGTAAGGCAActgaaagaaatcaaacaaacaaaaagcaagtCAATAAACgaacagaaagaaagaagacaaactATGAGGGTCAATCCCTGTTGACTAAGAACAAACTACATGTTCCACTGTATATGTTACCTTTTCTTTGCTCTTCAACAACCGCGTCCACACGGCatggtttcttttcttgagTAAAATTTGTACCTCCGAGCCCTTGACAATTACAGTACTTTGCTGCAATCATCCAACGAGAGAACATAACTAACAACACCGCAAATTGAAAACAGATAGAATGTCAACGAAAAGACCTCAGACCTACCTCAGGATCAATCTCCTCTAATAGTTCCATGTCCAGTTCATAAACTACGTGTCTTAGCTGTGTACtagtgaaagaaaacaatcatattacaacaaaaacatacaaacacacaaacaaaatgcATTATTACAGGTTACGAAGTAGGAAAACTTTGAgcttgtttcttaaaaaaaagtttcccaTTTGTCACCAGCTCGTGTGGGGGTCGAACCTCGTACGGGTCTCACGAACCTTTTCCATAAACGGCAGCCGATGGTGTAACAGGCAGCTGCCCCCTAAGGAGAAACCCACACACGAGAACCTTCTCGTAAGCTACTGAAACACACGGCGATGAGAGTTCGTTGGGCCGCGGTATATCGCCTGTAATCAGCTTTCGTTAAACCCTGCTCAGAACGTCGGAATTCGCGGTGGAATGCTCCACCCTTGCGTTCAAAAATACTCCGAAGCATGCTTGGTCATTTACTAGGTTCGCATATGACAGGCGTACTGCATATTGCTGGGATCAACAAGTGTGCATGGTAAATTGGGATATGTGCGCGACATAACAACATTAGAATGTCCCCAAGGATTCGAATATTACAGTAAAAACACAACCTGCGAACATGTAGTTTTGACTCAATAATAAAAATCTCTCTTCAAAGACGTTCCTTGTCTTTAGTGACTATTTGCTTACGGCGGACTAATCGAAGAGTCATCTTTGAGGAAGATGattttgaatgaagaaactCAAATGCTGCCAAACTTACCTAAACTTGAGCTTGCTCGCAGTTATCTCGGTCTGCTGTCTCTCCACTCCGCGTAGCTTCACACAAACTCGCACCAGTTCTCTCGTTTGTGACCACACTGTTTTCGGATGCACGCTGGAAAATATATAAATCATCATGGTTTTAAATAGGGGCAAGAAAAtactaatttcaaattgttgaaAGGATTCTTACATATGTATATTTAAGCGAGTTAAGTGCAGTTTTCCTATCCACGGGTGAGATGTTAGAACAATCAGAAGTTTTTCCCCTTCCCATACTCCAACATCGGTCAGGTTACCTTGTTTATCTGCCAATACCAAGTTATTTTCACGGGGTGGATGTGAAAATTGCGATGGTCTAGACCTACAATTGGCGACAAAATTGCTGACACATTGACCTTTTCAAGACCCTCTTActtcaattttatctcttttgccCTCGTTAAGTTTACCTATTCGccgccccctccccctccccttcaTAAAAAATGTTGTGTCGTGATTCCATGAACCGTTAGCTTCATACAGGCAACATTGAATAGAGGACGGGAGGTCTTGTCAGTAATTTCTAGCGTGGTAGAAACAGGAGTGTTATTCTACACATAAATAGGACTCTTCAAACATGATGTGACAACTGATTGTAGGAAACAGAAGTGTTACTCTTCACATAAATTGGACTCTTCAAACATGATGTGACAACTGATCGTAGGATCAGGGCCACCTTTTACAGACTGTGTGTCCTCCGCGACCGAAAACGAAACAGTTGACGCTGAACataatattaaaacaaaatatagtaTGTCCTAAAACATAACACACAATACATTTCATAAGCCTCCCGGGTATATTACTCCCCCAGGTTTCTACTCACGCCCAAATGCAAGCGCATgcaatttgtatttatttgttcattaaaCTTACAAATGTCTCAAACGGAAACTGGTACATGcttgaaattgtaaaatatattaGAAACTGACACGCTACCCAACCCAAGTGAAGAACATTACTGCGGTATAACCATGGCTACAGCATTGATATTTTGATTGATTGCCAGTGGTGTTTTAATGTTACAGTTTTTCCCAGGGGATGGGAAGGGGGGAGCGGTGCTCACTAAAGAGGGGGGGAAGGTTCAGAAAGTCGGTAACTGGAGACCCCAGCCCAAACATGGATTCTTCAATCCCGACGTCCAAAGCTTTGTTCTCATTCAAAGACAGTCTTCATacaattgcaatttttaaaaccaGCTCACCTAAATGGGTCTAAATCATTCTCTTCTGCACGAGGCACAACGTGATTTCTAACGCTTACAGTAGACCTAGCTGCAGCAATTCCTTGCGTCTCCGACCGAGAGAAATTTTCCCTCGGGGAAAGGTTCTCAGAAGTATTTGGGGCTAGTGTGATCATCGCAGACGGAATCCTCTCATTTTTCTCGTCACTGTCCTCCCCACCAAGAGGGGGTAAgtcatcgtcatcttcattGTCAATATCACCATTCTGCACCAGACCATTGACTGATCTCGTCTCAGGTTCTTGCTTTACGATTATGCCAGAAGCGATCGCACATTCTTGGGCTCTATCGTCAGGTGCTGTAGCGGTTGAGCTTGTTGTATGGATGTTTCCAGCTGCTGAGCCAAGAAGACGCTGCAGTAGATCGCCACACACACGGCGAGGAATGATACCTAAACTCTGCTGCTCATTTGTCattaaactaaaaagaaaagacacaaaattgttgaaaagtaCATTGTCAAGAACGTGGAGCAAGGAAGAAGCTGAGTCCCCCCGTGAGAACACTGCGTTACAAACCTTCGAAGTGTACCAATCACTCCCAGTCTGACCATAACATCCTTATTGTGTTGATTACTACTCGCCAGAGTTTTAAGCGTCAGGGCACCTTGCTTTATGATCTGGTAAGAAAAAAGTGTACAATGACCTTTTGTTCAGAAGGAGAGTTGTTAACTTTGTGTGATTGGCTTAAAACTGCCGAAAGTAGTCTAACACTGCCGAGGCGAAGTTTACATGAAAACTATGAGCTCCGAGAATACAGAAGGGACATATACGCAGACAAATTTATctgagaaaattttcaattttgaccaAAGCCAACATGTCCGCATAGCAGTACTCATTTCAATGTTTGGTCACTCTGCTCATATTTATGATCTCACCTGCTGTGAGGTTGATTCTTGCAACTTTTTGCAAATGTTCTCAAGGCCTCCATATTGTCGAATGAAATTGCGATTCCTAAataagacaacaaaaacaaatggataaaaaaataaacaatgacGATGGCattgagaaaaataagaaagaaatagagCATTTGGGATCATTGAACCTTAGCATTGCGTTCCATATTCATGATTGAAAATTAAGCGCATTTCGATGGACATAAATGGCCAGAGAGAACAATGGTAAACACCTACCACGAAAAGCAAATGAGGAATCAATGTAAAAGCAACCTTACTAACTGAAaagcgggaaaacgcgggtgacgAACACTCGACTCGTTTtactttgcatctgattggttgacgtTGGCGCGAGGTTTCACGACCAATCATACTACAAAGGGGAGATTGAACCAATCTAACCCTGTATTACAATCAGCAATCAATGAAGACTGAGTTATCAagcaataaaacaagaaaaaaaggatcgACTTACTGATTGTCGATAGCTAAGTTTCCTAGCGCCCACATTGTGCGCTCTAGAACATTTTCGCTGTAAGTCAGTGAGACCAATTCACACATTGTTTTCAGGCCACAACAATCCCGCACGGCTTGACAGTTTCTGTGGAAACGCAAAATATCTCACCATCATTGACAATCACTGTGAAACAAATAACAATCATTAAAGTTATCTATAAGATGAGGCGCGTATTGCGCATGTCATCTTGCTGTGCGtgtatttgaaatttaaattgtaTCACGATTACCTTGAATTTATTCAAAAGACCTAGATGTTTGAAATGTCCACAACCTATACGGCGGAAAACATTCTTAGAAACGCATAAAAAGACAATCGATAGTGCAATCtctttccccccctccccacccatCAAATTATTTATCGCGCAGAATGCCTATTGTTCTCGAGACATTTAATTACTGTGGCGAAAAATTATCGATCTGTAATATTAGCAGCAAAGCGTCCAAAAGTTGGTCTTCATGGATCGCTTGTTTTGGTCCTTTCTTCTCTTATTTTGGTCTTTCAAGGCGCGTTCGCATTCAAAATTTCCCGCTTTAGTGCTCATGAATAACTAATAATGTTCAGGCATTCTGTGCGATGAGCTATCAAAAAAGGCAAGGACACACCAATAACATGAAGACTGGTATCTTTCATTCATCAAGTCAAATCAATGGTTGGAAAACTTTTTTACCTGGTGTTGTCATCTACAAGAGATCCAATAGCCCACGTCACTCTTTCCAAGACCTGCCAGGAAAATGGCAGCACGTATTCTCAAAATCCAGGTTATTTACGAGCCCTTCCAATTCCTTTCCCCAACCCATATTACAAACCATTTTGCTCTTTCCTTTATCAATTCGTTTTGGAGAACAATTCCTGCTATACCTTTTATGACTCCTTTCCAAAGTAACACTCACAAAACAGTCATAACAGGTAAAGGAAAAAACGCTAAATTTTCCGCCCTGTCCCATGAAATGCCAAAGAGTGACATAAACTTGAAATCGAAGTCTCACAGCATCATGTTCGGGGGGGAGGTCAGGAGTTTTGAATCCCCAGTCTGCCCGCTCCAATCTCTTTAAGAAGCAAAATAACACGACATACATGTAACGTTTCTATTTCACTGCGCGTGAGCGggcagaattgaaaaaaatcctaTCATATGACTGGTTTCGTGACCAGTCGTCATTTTTCACTCCACACCACCCAAATCGTGCGAATGCTCCTTAAACGACGCAAGCGCAAACAAACGTAGAGCACTGCTCGCGAGGagccaaaagaaagcaaactaaCTTTGTCATCCATGGTGGTTCTTAAAAGTTCACAAAAAGCCTGGAGCCCTCCTCGAGTTCTTGCCTCATTTTGATTTCTGTCGAAGGATAGAAGGAGAAGTTTCAAAACGTCAattgaaataagtaaaacactcaaaaaaaaaaccgcataATTCCGGATACTATCCGACAGCATTCTTatatatgaaaataaacaataaatttaCCTTTCTGTGGTTCCCAGGTTCTTCAAAGCCCAAGCTATGCTTTCTTGGATAATGCTGTCTTTCGTCTTGACAGGACAGATTAAAACAGAGAACGAAGAAAAACGACATGTTGGAATCTCACAACAAACAGGACTAAATCAaatctctttactgtctgccatacatttcccatGATTCAAGCTCTAAGggtttggttttaaatcaaacaacGTTCCGCATAtcatatctttcttttccttcgtCACCTATTTACTAAAAGATATATATTGACGCCGGAAAGAGAAACCTCCTTTTGGTCACAAGCTAATAAATTCTCGAGATAGTACCATCTAATTAAGAGAGCTGTGTTTGCTCGCTTACATAGTCTGCCTTGGTCGGATTGTCAACGTTATGATGCGGAACGTCTTAAAGTAAAGCGTAATAAAAGTTTTCTACCGAGCCAGatagttttctttcctttctttttttcctaacaAAGCTTTAAGATGGTGGCGTTTTCACGTTTTTGtcataaacaagaagaaaattgaGTTCAGTCCGCTGCAACCGAAGTTACCGTTCCTGCAATTGTGCGAGTGTTAACTGGTAACTAACTACAATAGGGGGTGATAAACACTTCGAGTAAGATAACTGAACAACTTTGGAATCTTAGCTAACTGGGAAAGTGATTTAACTAGCTGCAAACTCGTGATCGTACCTTTCCTAGCAAATAGCACATTGTTTGAAGTCCACCTTGGCTTGTTACTTCGTCGCAGTTACTAAAAATGAACAGCACCTCGAAAAAGTTGATACTACTAAGATGAAAGATGCTTCGTATATTGCATTGGATCGAAATCACGATCGAACCCAACTACGTTCGTAAGAAGAACTCACCTTGCGTTATCAAATGAAAGAGATGCAAGACTTGCTAGAATATGCTGAAGAACCAATGGATCTCTGCTTAGACTCAGCAGGCGACAAAGCGCCTGAACACCGCCACAATCCCTTATGTCATCCTTTGATCTAAAGATATTATAAAACGAATGTTCAAAGGttctctccttctctttctctctctccttctctttctctttgtcCTTCTCCTCCTGGACTCCATCCTTGCCTCCCTCTCTACCCATTGCTCAATACCTTCCTCCCCTTCTCCATACACACTGCGGCATTCTTCCCTAACAAAACATTCCTGATTACCTTTCTCGCTCCCTTCTTCATCTCTCCcttacttccttttttcttccatcGCTCCTTTCCAAACTCCGCTTCCTTCCCCTCCTACCTTACTTCGCATTCTTATCCTCCTTCATATCATCCATCCATCCCTTCATTCCACACTCTCCGTCTTCACTTCCCACTTCCTTCCTCTTATTCTTAATTTCTCCATCCCTCAATCCATACTTACATTCCCTCATTTTCTCTCCCTTTCTTCTTcactcctcccctcccctccccttccttgTCCATCACCACATCCCCCCCCCATTACTCCTAGGTCATTCACAGTTATTCCCGTCatactttcttttcttccttgcGACCTTCCAACGTTGCTCATTCTTCCTTGCCTTCCGACTGCCTTCCGACTCTCTTCCGACTGCCTTCCGACTGCCTTCCGACTGCCTTCCTTAACTTCCCCCTTTCTATGGATTGTTTTTCCACCTATTCCGCCTATCATACCTAATTCAAAGTTTGAATAAACCCACTTACTTCTCGTTATTCAGGACAATGCTCTGCACTTCCTTCACAATTTCTGCTTTCTTTACTAGatcctgaaagaaaattaagttgACACATTGGTTAAAGAACATATTTGTATACAATTATACAATTCCGAACACAACTGTAAAAAACATAGTCTTCCATATTACACCTCAAGTCTTCCTACCACAATTTTCTGATGTAGTGGGCAATATATCGCACGTGCGACTCTGGGTAAAATGGCAAATCTAACAATGTAATACATAAATACATTGGGAAAAGAATACACATTTTCAAACCGCGTAAATTCACATCGCTCGTCGATTCGTTGTTTTCAAGGTCGCAGTTTTAGTCCTTCAGAACAAAAGACCACCGGACAGCTAAAAATCAAAATCCACCCTGTTATCAGCTTGCATGTGCGCGTATTCGCAAGGAGTTCTGGGTGATGTTATGCGCAGAACAGGATGTGTGGTGCTTTAAAATGGATACAtgcactgaaaacaaatttcaagagcTCCCAGTTATCACCTGCATATAAACTGCGCCTTCCGAAAAGTCATTCAACATCCGGCACAGAAGAACAACCTTTTTTCTCTGTTCCCAATTTCCCCAAACAAGAACATTtgctgtcacaaaaaataaaagttgaacACTTCTTTGGGGAAGTTGCGAGTGACAATGCCGCTCATGAAGGCACAAAAGCAATGCTTATATTTTCCAGTTTCCAAGACAAAGTCAAAGTTTTCGCATAAAAAGACAAGAACATATATTTATTACGCGTGGTGAAAAACTTGCAATTAAGAGACAGAAGAACTCCTGGTACTTCATGAGTCACtcgaaaattggaaaatttgtaTTTAATATTTCCAGTCTAAGAGTTCGGTCCCAGTAAGTTTTCTAActgtaagacaaaacaaaaacctttttgaaataaattctaTTCTTATTCGATGCAATAGTTTAAATTAGATGCAGACCCTAAAAAGGCTCCCTCCAGGTTTTTAATTGTATTTGCTGTTTGTAGAAACTGCCATTGAATCAAATTAATTAAAGAGCTTTCGTTTTCGTCTTGTAATTTCTCACTTCGACACTTTTCCATAAACTGACCAGAAAACTACGATTGAATTAAACTGATCGATTTCGCGCGCTACTGATGTTTACTTTTTAATCCATTTAAATGTCATACATTGACAGAAAATTTAGAATaaaacatacatgaaaaaatcgaaaatacCGGTTTGTTAGAGATTCATTCCGCTTACAGCGGAACAAATAACCTAATACGACGCATTAGTA
This region of Pocillopora verrucosa isolate sample1 chromosome 3, ASM3666991v2, whole genome shotgun sequence genomic DNA includes:
- the LOC136280010 gene encoding olfactory receptor 4E1-like, translated to MEPNLTTNDTKYEVLQEGRPCFISEFPRSVQSQFSYYSSYLATTMLGLWCFLSNGLVLVTILRGGLRFRPGFLYLCSSTLTDVLRGGVVTPLYIRFRIAELIAGEACFNRSDWDSPVMVVSFFLCLFAMVGTLRVMSVDRYLAVIKPWWYKAAMKMQYAITASFAVWATSTFLVVLRQVKLFPRRAVETFEGGYIICFSAIVIAIQLCTLAALRKHNNACVVLQRKFSHKGGNQKTR